The window CCGGCCGCGGCGATGTGTCTAGCGAATCGGCTGCCGGGCGTGCGAGCAATGGCGGCCGGCGATGCGGGAACGTTAGCAGCATTGACTGCGACGGCACGGGAAATCGGCGCGAATTTGTTGATTGTCGACCCCACTGGCCGCAGCCCGTTTGCGATGAAACCGTGGATCGAGCGATTTTGCCAAGGCGCCCCGCGAAGGTGCCCGCCGCAATGGCGCGGCCGATTGGACTAACCGGAATCTGGCTCATTTTGACCCGCCGGGGTCTGGCTCATTTTTCGCCATGGAACGGCTTAAATCCATACAAGTCCTTCGGCGAAAAATGTGCCCGACCCCCTTCGCCTCCAACTAGTTTAACCCACCCATGCGAATCGCAACCATCATCGGCACCGTCACGCTCTCGCGGTCCCATCCAACCATGAGCGGCGCGAGCTTTCGGCTGGCCGTGCCGTTGTCGCTGGCGAACTTGACCGGCGCTGCGAACGAAGCGGCGGAGGAACTGGTGGTGTACGACGAACTTGGCTCGGGCATCGGCAGCCGGATTGCCTTGAGCGAAGGAGGCGAAGCCGCCCAACCGTTTCGCCCGGAGATCAAACCGGTCGATGCCTACAACGCCGCCGTGCTCGACCAAGTAGAAATGGAAACCGAAACCACCCCCGGCCAGTGGCACACTAGCCCGAAGCGTTAGCGAGGGAGAGGCCGCCCACTAGCGCTCTCTCGCTAAGCTTTGCGGCTGGCGAAGCCGTTGACGCGGCTCGCACGGGCAGAGTCCTTGGCAAACGAACCAGCACACTTTCAACGACACACAACTATCTCCCCATCGGAGCCAAACTCATGATCAACGCCCATCAAATCAAGGAAGAAATCTGCGACATCGGCCGGCGAATTTACAACAAAGGCTTTGCCGCCGGCAACGACGGCAATATCACCTACCGCATCGCCGAGAACGAAGTCATCTGCACGCCCACGATGGTGTCTAAGGGTTTTCTGAAGCCGAGCGATCTGTGCACCGTCGATATGGAAGGCAAGCAGCTTTCCGGCCATCGCAAGCGCACCAGCGAAGTGCTCCTGCACCTGGCGATCATGAAGGCCCGGCCGGAGATCAAGAGCGTCGTGCATTGCCACCCGCCGCACGCGACGGCGTTTGCCGTGGCGCGAGAGCCGATTCCGCAGTGCGTGTTGCCCGAGGTCGAGGTGTTCTTGGGCGACGTGCCAATCACGAAATACGAAACTCCTGGCGGACAAGCGTTTGCCGACACGATTTTGCCGTTCGTCGCCAAATCGAATGTGATCATTTTGGCCAACCACGGCACGGTGAGCTTCGGCAAGACGGTCGAGCTGGCTTACTGGTGGACCGAGATTCTCGACGCCTATTGCCGCATCCTGATGCTCGCCCGCGACCTGGGCAAGGTGAACTATTTCACCGAGCAGAAGACGCGCGAGTTGCTCGACCTGAAGCAGAAATGGGGCTTCACCGACCCACGGCTCACCGAGGAAATGAAGAATTGCGACATCTGCGCCAACGACACGTTCCGCGAGAGTTGGGCCGCCGCCGGCATCGAGCGCCGTGCCTTTGAAGCGCCGCCCGCGATGGCAGGGAAGGGGAAGGAATCAGGGGCCAGGGGCCAGGGGCCAGAGGAAAGGGGCGAGGGGCGAGGGGCGAGGGGCGAGGAAAAAGGCAACACGGAGTGCGCTTGTCAGTGCAATGGGCATGGGAAGCCGGCAGTAGTATCCGCCACGCGAGCAGCAGCGGCGCCCGGCCCGAGCACGAATGGCGACCAAGAAGCGTTGATCCGCGCAATTACCGACCGTGTCATGGCCGCGCTGGCCCAAACCGCAAAATAACAACCGCGCGAAACAGCAAACGCGCAAAACCGCAAGCGAACCTCACCACCCAGCTTGGCCGCGACCCGCGCTTGCGGTTTCGCGCGTCCCTAACCCCTAACCCTACCCCCTAACCCTATGCACATCTCCATCATCGGCGGCGGCGGATTGGTCGGCTCTTGCACCGCCTTCGCGCTGCAAATGGGCCGCATCGTCCGGCAAATTGCCTTGATCGACGCTAATGCCGAAGCGGCGGCGGGCCAAGCCCTCGATTTGTTGCACGGCTCGCCGCTGATCGCCGATCAGGTGATCTGCTCCGGCGGCTATGAACACATTCCCGATTCGGATCTGATCTGCATCACGGCCGGCCTGAGGCGCAAGCCCGACGAAAGCCGTTTGGACCTGATCAATCGCAATGTCGAATTGTTCCGTGGCATCCTCGCGGAGATCCAGAAAGCCGGGCACAAGCCCGATGCGATCGTGCTCGTGGTGTCGAATCCGGTCGATGTGCTCACGTATCTTGCGGCGCAACAGCTCAAGCTTCCCGCGTCGCGCGTGCTGGGTTTGGGAACACTATTGGACACGATTCGCTTCCGAGCCCTGATTGCCGAGCGATTGAAGGCGGCGCCGACGCAAGTGGCCGCCCTGATCCTGGGCGAACATGGCGACAGCATGGTGCCGATCTGGTCGAGCGCCACGGTGGCGGGCTTGCCGCTCGAAAAATATCCCGGCTGGAGCCACACCGCTGTCGGCGAGTTGTTTCAGCGCACCAAAGGCTCCGGCGCGGAAGTGATTCGAAAGAAGGGCGGGGCCGGGTTTGCCGTCGGGCTCGCGATTCAAGAAGTGATCGAGACGATCGCCCTCGACCGCCGCCGCGTGCTGCCGGTGTCGAGCGTGCAAAATGGCTGCTACGGCTTGCGCGGCGTGGCGCTGAGCGTGCCGACGGTGGTGGGCAGGGCCGGCGTTTTGGCCACTCACCCGATTGATCTATGGCCGAAAGAATTGGCAGGCATGCGACAAAGCGCCCAAGCGCTGCGACAAACGATCGACACCGTATTGCAAACGAAATCCGCGGTTGGGGCAGGTTGACACCACCCCCCGCCCCCGGCCCCTCTCCCGCAAGGGGCCGAGGGGAGAAGCGGCGCTGTTGGCGCCGCATTGTTGGCGCGGTGCCGCAAGGAACGCGTTCCCCTCTCCCCTCGCGGGAGAGGGGCTAGGGGTGAGGGGGCGCATACCGGTTCGGGCACCACTGGCTTCGACCCAATCATCGCATGGAAAAATCGCTCGATCGAAAACTCGCTGCGATCCATGCGGATCCGTCCGGCGCCAAGGATTTCATTCTGGCCGACGCCAAGGATGCCGACATGGCGTTCGGGATCGGCGCGCCGGGCCAATCGCCCGAAGCCCATTCCAGCGAAGTGCGCATGCGCACGCTCGCCGAATATCGCCGGGCGATTCGCGATGTCATCCGCCAGGGATTGGTCGACATCGTGCTCATGTCCGCGAGCACCAACGACCTTCTGACGATCGGCGAGCGGTTGTTCGATGGCAGCCATGTCACGCCGGCCGGCCGCGCCAACGACGCCAGCGATGTGTTTGTCGTTCGCGGCGGCCACTATCTCGAGCCGCCGGCCCGGCCGTTCCGCTCGGCATCGCTCGACCATTTGCAATGCGGCCATGTCGATTGCGAGCGCGGCGAGCGCATCCGCGGCGCGAACCTCGGGCTGTATAGCGTGACGTTCAACAACCGGCTCGACGACGATCTGCGAACGCTCGCAGAGTATCGCGCCTTCCGCACCGAAGCCGAGGCCAAAGGATTTCGGCATTTCTTGGAAGTGTTCGACCCGAACGCCCCGCACGATTTGGGGCCGGAGCAAATTCCGGCGTTCATCAACGATTCGATCGCCCGGACGCTGGCGGGCGTCGCCGCGGCCGGCCGGCCGGTCTTCTTGAAAATCGTTTACCACGGCCCGCGGGCGATGGAAGAACTCGTGGCCTACGATCCGCACTTGGTGGTCGGCATTTTGGGCGGCGGTTCGGGAACAACCTACGACGCATTCAAACTCGTCGCCGAAGCCCAAAAATACGGTGCCCGCGCCGCGCTGTACGGCCGGAAGATCAACGCCGCCGAATGCCAATTGGCG is drawn from Pirellulales bacterium and contains these coding sequences:
- a CDS encoding EutN/CcmL family microcompartment protein — its product is MRIATIIGTVTLSRSHPTMSGASFRLAVPLSLANLTGAANEAAEELVVYDELGSGIGSRIALSEGGEAAQPFRPEIKPVDAYNAAVLDQVEMETETTPGQWHTSPKR
- a CDS encoding class II aldolase/adducin family protein, with the translated sequence MINAHQIKEEICDIGRRIYNKGFAAGNDGNITYRIAENEVICTPTMVSKGFLKPSDLCTVDMEGKQLSGHRKRTSEVLLHLAIMKARPEIKSVVHCHPPHATAFAVAREPIPQCVLPEVEVFLGDVPITKYETPGGQAFADTILPFVAKSNVIILANHGTVSFGKTVELAYWWTEILDAYCRILMLARDLGKVNYFTEQKTRELLDLKQKWGFTDPRLTEEMKNCDICANDTFRESWAAAGIERRAFEAPPAMAGKGKESGARGQGPEERGEGRGARGEEKGNTECACQCNGHGKPAVVSATRAAAAPGPSTNGDQEALIRAITDRVMAALAQTAK
- a CDS encoding lactate/malate dehydrogenase family protein; translation: MHISIIGGGGLVGSCTAFALQMGRIVRQIALIDANAEAAAGQALDLLHGSPLIADQVICSGGYEHIPDSDLICITAGLRRKPDESRLDLINRNVELFRGILAEIQKAGHKPDAIVLVVSNPVDVLTYLAAQQLKLPASRVLGLGTLLDTIRFRALIAERLKAAPTQVAALILGEHGDSMVPIWSSATVAGLPLEKYPGWSHTAVGELFQRTKGSGAEVIRKKGGAGFAVGLAIQEVIETIALDRRRVLPVSSVQNGCYGLRGVALSVPTVVGRAGVLATHPIDLWPKELAGMRQSAQALRQTIDTVLQTKSAVGAG